The DNA segment GCATATCAAGGAACATGGTTATAAAGTAACATACGGAAAAACCCATGACCTCATGAGACCTTAAACTGCACATCCTAACAGTTGTGGACATATGTCTATTAAACTAGCAGAAATCATTCTGAAATCTATTGGTTGAGTATGTACAGTTATTCATCATTTACAGCTTTGTAAACCAGTTGCCCTTTTCTGGATTTCAGATTTGCAGTCAATATTGGGTAATAAGATGGTTTTGATCTTTTCAGCATAAAATGACCAATTTAGGAACATGTGTCCTAAGGTAAAACAAGATAAAAGAAACTTAAttgatataaagaaatactaaatAGGCATCTTACAGCACTGAAAATGCTGGAAGTAACACTAGTGCCCAGAGACAGGGAAATGGTTAAGCAGTCTATGGAATAGTAATGAGAAATGTCAGGTAACATGGCAAGACCTTGTTTTATTGAGTCAAAGGTCTCATTGATTGTAAAAATGCCTACCAGTATCAGGGAAGGGAGAAATGTGTCTTAGAATTGATGGAATATTTTGAAACTGGGAACCACCTTGTTTCAACCACACGAAAATAGCAGAAAAAATTTTACCACTGCAAAAAGAATGGTAGTGCcaccatctttttatttttgtcagaaTCTGTTTTGAAATCAGGCCTAATGAAAGTGACCAAAGACAGGACTTGAAAAAGTTCAGaattatttttacttctgtgGTCTCTGCCTCTTTCGCTCAAGAGGGCTGGTCCCCTCCAGACCTCAGCTATTTTGTTCTTCCGTTGGCTCCAGCATGCTTGTTCCCCTGTTTAACCATCTCTTGGCCTCTTGCTTACTTGTGGGTCAGGAAGGTAAGCTTCTGTCTGTATCACATGACATAATGTTGTGGTTAGGAACACAGCCACTGGGACTAGGCTCCCTTGCTTTATGTTCTTGGGCAAGTTGCCCAGGCTCTCTGTGCCACCATCTATGGCATTGGTGTCGCAGTAATTCTATTGGTTTAGAGTTGTTTTGAGGGCTAAACAATCTCCTGTTAAGGAGGTGTTGGGAATGGGTGCTTATGATGGTGCCTGCTGAATATGTAAAATGGAAGTCTTATTATCCCTGCTCTTAGGgaatgaaaactaagaaaatagaGTGGCCTAAAGAAATGAGGAACGATTTGGTGGTGTTTGATAGGACCTCTAAGCAGAGGTGTTAAAGTAGGAGCAGCTGCTGGGCTGGAGGCACTCCGGAGGAGAAaacagggcagggaggaggccctCGTGATTAGTTTGCTGGCAGCCCAGCCATCTCCTCACACACTTTGTTTTGATGGATGACAGGGCGCTGACACCTTTAAGGCAAAAGTTAACATCGAAGTTCAGCTGGCTTCTGAGCTGGCCATCGCCGCCATCGAGAAGAACGGGGGTGTCGTCACGACCGCCTTCTACGACCCGCGAAGCCTGGGTAAGCTTGTCCTCTCGGGGCTTGAGTCAACTGCCTCACCAGGGCTTGACTTATTCAGACACCTCGGTTCCTGTTTTGGGAGTTTCTGCTAGTGGTGTGGCTGGTGGGGCTCCGTCTTCTGATACACCTCAGCTAGTATGtcataaaattttttagaaaaaaaaaatctggagctTAAATACCCTATGTTTAGAAATTCACTAATTGTTGGTAACCCAGGAGTGACTTTGACCTTCAAGATGCAAACTTTTGAAGATCAAGtgtttccatttgtttacttAAGTCTactaagttaagaaaaaaataaaaagtttttggaATTAAGCTCTCATCTTGGAAatactttaataaattaaaagaatatcATAAAGAGAAAACCAGTATATATATCACCAGTATTTGCAtctctctttttattaaaaatgttttttagaaaTTCTGTGCAAACCCATCCCATTCTTTCTCCGTGGACAACCCATTCCCAAGCGGATGCTCCCCCCCGAGGCCCTAGTCCCCTACTACACTGACGCGAGAAATCGAGGCTATCTGGCAGATCCTGCCAGATTTCCCGAAGCAAGACTGGAGCTCGCCAAGAAGTATGGCTATATTTTACCTGACATCACTAAAGACGAACTCTTCAAAATGCTCAGTTCTCGGAAGGATCCACGGCAGATTTTCTTTGGTCTGGCTCCCGGATGGGTGGTGAACATGGCAGACAAGAAGATTCTGAAACCTACGGATGAGAAGCTGCTTGAGTACTACAGCTCCTGAGCTCCGTCCAGGGGAGCCAGTGGTAGGGCACTGGAAGGGGTGCTGACACATGTTTCCCACTGCATTGGCTCAGTTTGTGTTTCTGCAGAGGATGATGTTTTCTGTGTAatcacacctttttttttttttttaatcaaaattaaaaatacagtaagcAATGACTGCGTGGAAGATGTGGATCTGTGTGTGTCTCAGCAACATGAGCTCGCTGGCACGCTGCCCGAGGGAGTAGGCAGCTCTTAGACCATTTCCCCTTGAGTTTTCCATCATCTTCCCATTCAGGTCTTGTCTTATTGTTGCAAATCAGAATGAATGCAGATGGGCTGGGCTTGCTTTGTTGTCCTCTCGGTGGGGGTCCGAGGGCTGCTGATGAGCTGGTGTGCCTCTTGGTTAGCCCTGAGGATCCTCTTACCCAGAGTCAAGACAGCAAGCCTTTAACCCAGACTGATGAAGATGTTGGATGGGAGTGTAAGGCTGGTGAATAGTTTCTAAGTATTGCAGTGTTTTCTGGcaagattgaaatgaaaattccaAGTGAATTCATTTTTCTCAACTCTGGCAAAGCTGTCGAAAATAATCAaaccattaacattttttttctttgaagaaggTAAATATTCCaattgatataattttatttatttcctagaCTTTGGAAACCTTTGTTTTGCAGTCGTTTTAAATGCTTTTGAAGAAAATGGTCAGTGGTTATATAAGCTATAAGAACAGTTGGTAACGTGAAAATTAAACTGTTAATGTAAAAGGTTTAGCAGTCAGTAAGCTTTTTTAGCTTTGCAAAGATCTGTTGTATCTAAACCACGTGGAAGCTTAATTTATCCTGATGTAATTAAATCTTGAATAATTCCTGGTAATTCTTCTACAGTAGAATTAAAAtgattgctgtttattttattaaaatttttcttaaaaacctaAACAGTGCATTATTTTGTCAATTTATCTACCTCAGATATTGCTGGTATAATATTTAATTGATGAAGTAATTTATGTGCCAAGAGGATATTTCAGTTTATGCAGGATTATTTAGTTTGGTTTGTTATTAAGCCATTTCATAGTATCCAGAACTCATAAGAATCAATACTAGGGTTACCTTTTCTGATAGTCACCTGTGAATTTCAGAGGATAGGCAACAATTTTAAAACACGCTTTTATTTCCAGGACACCCGGTGACAAGAGTTGGCAGTGCTGGGATTAGATTTGGCTCCACTCATTGGAGCCCCGGGTCTCAGTGGCTTGAATGAGATCAGGTTTCTCGTTCTCTGAAGTGGAGTGTAGCAATCACTGTAGGGTCGACTGGTCTCTCAGTCCCTGGCTTCCCCCAGTCCTAGAGAGAGGTGCATCTTTAGGACCCAAATACAACCCACACAGAGCCGCTTTCCCCAAGACGAGTCTGGAAGCTGCCACACAAAACGTGCACTACACCCATCCCACTGGCCAAAGCTTGGCTACAGCCCTTTTCTAACACAAGGGGCTGAAGTCTTTTCTTTGGCAGCTTGTGTTCTCAGCTGAAAAACCCTGATGGGTGAATCACGAGTGGGAATGTTGACAACCAGCAGTGGGGGTTGATGCCTCTTTGGTATTGACCAAACTTCAACCCTGAGGTTAGTTGACTTAAATTAGACAAACATCAAAAAAAAGTGCAGAATTCATTATTTCTGTGCTTAATAGTAGGGGtttctgaggtggctcagtggtaaagaacccacctgctaacgCAAGGAggtgggtttgagtcctgggtcaggaagatccttcgGAGGgagaaagggcaacccattccagtattcttgcctggagaattccatggacacaggaccctggttggctgcagtccgtGAAGTCACAAGAGAGTcggcacaactgagcatgtgctTAATGGTATGTTCACTGTTCTGTTCAGTAAGTTATAAAACTAAGTGAATAATTCATCAATCTGGGTAAGAATGATGTTTTTGAAGGAGAGGGATGATAAAGAACCAGACACCATCTGCTTTTTTTCCGTGCCTCctttttctaaacattttgaCCATCAAGCTGTCTTAGGCTGCCTGTGTTAGATTCTAGAAAGTTATATGGAATACTGTATGTGGAAGAAGAGAGATTGCAAAGAAAAACAGCAAGGTACACAGAAAACATGTTTTTGATGATTACAGTGGTTCATTAAGAGaatacactttcattttttaaagtcactggGAAAGGTCCTCAAAAACTTTCTATCATGAAAGTAGCCAATGCCTGTTTTGAAATTATGTAATACTGAAGTCTAAAAAGTGAAAGTCCATATTGTCTTACTGTTAACTGGTTCCTGACCTACTTCCCAGAGGTGAGAAAACCACTGGTTGGTTTGgagtcctttttttttatttaatcaaaACGGCATAGACGGCAAATAAAGGCAGTTACCTTGTTACATCTAATACCGTTTCAAAAACGCTTTCCATTAGAGTAAAC comes from the Bos indicus isolate NIAB-ARS_2022 breed Sahiwal x Tharparkar chromosome 14, NIAB-ARS_B.indTharparkar_mat_pri_1.0, whole genome shotgun sequence genome and includes:
- the MRPL15 gene encoding large ribosomal subunit protein uL15m, whose amino-acid sequence is MAGPVRGAAGPWALDLLRALPRVSLANLRPNPGSRKPERRRRGQRRGRKCGRGHKGERQRGTRPRLGFEGGQTPFYLRIPKYGFNEGHSFRRQYQPLSLNRLQYLIDLGRVDPTQPIDLTQLVNGRGVTIQPSKRDYGVQLVEEGADTFKAKVNIEVQLASELAIAAIEKNGGVVTTAFYDPRSLEILCKPIPFFLRGQPIPKRMLPPEALVPYYTDARNRGYLADPARFPEARLELAKKYGYILPDITKDELFKMLSSRKDPRQIFFGLAPGWVVNMADKKILKPTDEKLLEYYSS